The nucleotide sequence CCGGCTGCCCACTTTTGGGGAGCCATGCTATTTATTTTAGCCTCAACGACTGACTGGGTTGATGGCTATTATGCGAGAAAATTAAACCAGGTCACAAACTTGGGGAAATTTTTAGATCCACTCGCTGATAAGTTACTTGTATCAGCAGCCTTAATCGTGCTTGTTGATTTTAATTTAGCTGCTTCCTGGATTGTCATTCTTATTATCAGCAGGGAGTTTGCGGTAACGGGCTTACGGTTAATCTTAGCTGGAGAAGGCGAAGTGGTTGCGGCTAATATGCTTGGGAAAATTAAGACGTGGGCGCAGATTATTGCCATTGCGGCTTTATTGCTTCATAATGCGCCATTTGAAGGATTAGGAATCCCATTTGCAGATATCGCCCTTTGGATAGCGGCATTCTTTACCGTTTGGTCCGGCTGGGATTACTTCTATCTTAACCGTGGCGTGTTTAAACATTCAAAGTAAAAGAAAAGGTTGCTCCAAAGTAAGCCCGTTGTGTTTTAAAATTTACCACGATACTATATAAAATAAGGCTGCTTATGGAGCAGCCTTATTTTTAATAAAGGCCCCTGTTCCACTGCTTGCTTGTTGATTTATACTGCAGGCGGACGCTTTCCGCTGGCGGTCTGTGCGCCATCTTACCAGGACTCACTTTCTCCGCTAAAGACACTTTCTTCTGCTACAATCAACTATCGAAAAAACAATATTCATCTTTAACAGGGCCTGAATAAGAGAAGGGATGACAAAAATGAATGCAGAAATTATTGCAGTTGGTTCCGAGTTGCTGTTAGGGCAAATTACAAATACAAACGCCCAGTTTCTCTCTCAGCAATTAGCGGAAATTGGGGTGAATGTGTACTATCATACGGTTGTTGGGGACAATAGTAGCCGTGTGCTCGATGCAATAAAGGAAGCGGAAAAAAGAGCGGACTTGCTTATCTTTACAGGTGGGCTTGGTCCTACGAAGGATGATTTAACAAAGGAAGCAATTGCCGCTCATATTGGTCGTCCGCTTGTTTATAACGAAGAGGCCTTAAAAAGTATTGAAAACTACTTTGTAAAAACGAAGCGCCCGATGACACCAAACAATAAAAAACAGGCCCTGGTCATGGAGGGCTGTCTCGTTTTAGCGAATGATCATGGCATGGCGCCAGGGATGATGGTAAAAGGAAAGAATCACTTCTATATGCTTTTGCCGGGGCCACCCCGGGAAATGCAGCCGATGTTTGTCCGCTATGGAAAGCCGGCGCTATTAGATGTGCTTGAAAAAGTTGAAAAAATAGAGTCACGCGTATTAAGGTTTTTTGGTATTGGAGAATCTGCTTTAGAAACAGAAGTAGAGGATTTGTTACTCGCACAGCAAAATCCGACGATTGCCCCGCTTGCTGGTGATGGAGAGGTAACACTGCGAATCACTGCTAAACACGAATCGGAAGAAACCGCTTTACAGATGATACAAGAAGCAGAGGAGGAAATTCTTCGCCGGGTCGGGGAATACTTTTACGGCTATAATGATACGTCCATTGCCCGTGAGCTAGCGGAGCGCTTAAAGGAAACATCTCATACGTTAGCAGCAGCTGAAAGCTTAACAGGGGGATTGTTTCAAAGTGAAATGACAGCTATTCCCGGAGCGAGCATTTTCTTTAATGGCGGGATTGTTTGCTACTCCAATGAAGCAAAGGAAAAACTCGTGCAAGTGAAGCCAGAAACGCTTGAAAGTTATGGTGCCATTAGTGAACAGTGTGCTATTGAATTAGCGGAAAATGTCCGCAGTCTTTTGAATGCTGACTTCGGTATTAGCTTTACCGGAGTGGCGGGACCGGATAAATCGGAAGGACACTCGCCTGGTACTGTATGGATTGGTCTTGCTTCAAAGCACAGGGAAACAAAAGTATTCAAACTCCAATTAGTAGGCAGCCGTGAAGGAATTAGAAAGCGCTCAGTTAAGTATGGGTGTCATTATTTGTTGGCTGAGCTTGCTGGAGATAAGTGAAAACATTCGGAATATTATTGACTATTCTGATCGCTATGCTATATAATAAAAACCAAGAGATTATGAGTTACGCAATTAAATAGAAGTACTCTTATTGAGAGCGGTGGAGGGATTAGGCCCGATGAAGCCCGGCAACCTTCAGACAAATTGTCTGAAACGGTGCTAATTCCTGCAGGCGTATGTGCCTGAGAGATAAGAGGAGGATCCTATAATAAAGCCCTCTTCTTACAACAGAAGAGGGCTTTTTAGTTATTCTTCAGGTTACTAGCGCTTTATTTAATAATTGGGAGGGATTAATGATGACAAACGAACAGTGGAACAAAGAAACAATTTTACTTCATGGAGGACAAGTGCCGGATCCGGTTACTGGCGCCCGTGCCGTTCCGATTTATGAAACGACTTCTTATGTATTTGAAGATACAGATCATGCTAACGCCCTATTTGCTTTGCAAAAGCCAGGAAATATTTATACGCGTATTACCAACCCGACAGTAGATGTGTTTGAAAAGCGTGTGGCTGCATTGGAAAAGGGAGCAGCAGCAGTGGCGCTCTCATCAGGAATGGCTGCCATTTCCTTTTCAATTCTTAATCTGGCTCACGCGGGCGATGAAATTATAGCGGCAGCTAATTTATACGGAGGCACCTATAACCTTTTTGCCAATACGCTTCCTAAATACGGGATTAATGTAAAGTTTGTTGATTCTACTGATCCGGAAAATTTCCGCAAAGCGATCACTCCAAAAACAAAAGCTCTGTTTGGAGAAATTATCGGAAATCCTTCCTTGAATGTGCTTGATGTGGAAAAGGTGGCAGATATTGCTCATGAAAATGGTATTCCGCTCATTGTAGATAATACGTTTGCTTCTCCTTACGGGGCTAATCCGCTTGTTCGAGGGGCCGACATTGTCGTTCATTCCGCTACGAAATGGATCAGCGGCCATGGAACAGTCATCGGTGGTATAGTAGTAGATGGAGGAACATTCAATTGGAACAGTGAGAAGTTTCCTGGCTTTACGGAGCCGGATGAATCTTATAATGGTTTAAGATTTGCGGACCTGGAAGGCCCAGCCTTTGCTATCAAATTACGCGTACAGTTGTTACGGGATTTTGGCCCTTCCTTGAGTGCCCATAGCGCCTTCTTGTTGCTTCAAGGGCTGGAAACGTTGCATTTACGTATTCAGCGCCATCATGAAAACACGCTTGCTATCGTCGATTATTTGAAAAATCATCCGGCAGTAGATTGGGTATCTCATCCAAGCTTGGAGGATCATCCATCTCATGAATTAGCGAAGAAATACTTGGCTAATACGTTTGGTTCTATTGTTGTATTTGGCATTAAAGGCGGCCGCGAAGCAGGTAAAAAAGTGATTGATAACATTAAACTGTGGTCACATGTTGCCAATGTGGGGGATGGCAAGTCACTCATTATTCACCCGGCTTCTACCACACATCAGCAATTAAGCAGTGAAG is from Bacillus sp. PK3_68 and encodes:
- a CDS encoding O-acetylhomoserine aminocarboxypropyltransferase/cysteine synthase family protein gives rise to the protein MTNEQWNKETILLHGGQVPDPVTGARAVPIYETTSYVFEDTDHANALFALQKPGNIYTRITNPTVDVFEKRVAALEKGAAAVALSSGMAAISFSILNLAHAGDEIIAAANLYGGTYNLFANTLPKYGINVKFVDSTDPENFRKAITPKTKALFGEIIGNPSLNVLDVEKVADIAHENGIPLIVDNTFASPYGANPLVRGADIVVHSATKWISGHGTVIGGIVVDGGTFNWNSEKFPGFTEPDESYNGLRFADLEGPAFAIKLRVQLLRDFGPSLSAHSAFLLLQGLETLHLRIQRHHENTLAIVDYLKNHPAVDWVSHPSLEDHPSHELAKKYLANTFGSIVVFGIKGGREAGKKVIDNIKLWSHVANVGDGKSLIIHPASTTHQQLSSEDLAKSGTKEEMIRLSIGLESTEDLIADLNQAIKKATGVAVEA
- a CDS encoding competence/damage-inducible protein A, whose product is MNAEIIAVGSELLLGQITNTNAQFLSQQLAEIGVNVYYHTVVGDNSSRVLDAIKEAEKRADLLIFTGGLGPTKDDLTKEAIAAHIGRPLVYNEEALKSIENYFVKTKRPMTPNNKKQALVMEGCLVLANDHGMAPGMMVKGKNHFYMLLPGPPREMQPMFVRYGKPALLDVLEKVEKIESRVLRFFGIGESALETEVEDLLLAQQNPTIAPLAGDGEVTLRITAKHESEETALQMIQEAEEEILRRVGEYFYGYNDTSIARELAERLKETSHTLAAAESLTGGLFQSEMTAIPGASIFFNGGIVCYSNEAKEKLVQVKPETLESYGAISEQCAIELAENVRSLLNADFGISFTGVAGPDKSEGHSPGTVWIGLASKHRETKVFKLQLVGSREGIRKRSVKYGCHYLLAELAGDK